A stretch of Cicer arietinum cultivar CDC Frontier isolate Library 1 chromosome 5, Cicar.CDCFrontier_v2.0, whole genome shotgun sequence DNA encodes these proteins:
- the LOC101504924 gene encoding fluoride export protein 1-like: MEDKNSGGSCSIRRRSLSLSSHRSHNTDNDNDNDCESVSEAGDIGDRALPSRRFSESNSFRSENGSFNHHVGNSISQEHKLLHPNSSVLPLPQSLSSSSLPLSTDAIVGSQDSKFVKEPPKGLPELLDYTSCLAHLAVFGILGVLTRYLLQKLFGPGVAGVTNNQTILYLDLPSNMIGSFLMGWFGVVFKKDISQVSEHLAIAITTGYLGSLTTFSGWNQKMLELAVTGHWLFSALGFLIGLFLVAFSIIFGIETAKGFRWLLNRLNITSSENGISKINCQVDRYRRQMTVMVMFLVMLGVLWGVSGALVQAKFKNGGSAAQLWLACMVGPVGVWIRWFLARLNGRGLGKKGLFKWIPFGTLIANVSAASIMAALSTIKNAVNTRDCDTVVAGIQFGLMGCLSTVSTFAAEFNAMRESSDPWRAYVYAITTICVSFSLGILIYCIPYWTKGFDTDM, from the exons ATGGAGGATAAGAACAGTGGTGgttcttgttcaattagaaGACGTTCATTGAGCTTATCAAGTCATAGAAGCCATAACAcagataatgataatgataatgattgTGAGAGTGTTTCTGAAGCTGGTGACATTGGAGATCGAGCTCTTCCAAGCAGAAGATTCAGTGAAAGCAATAGTTTCCGCTCAGAAAATGGATCATTTAATCATCATGTTGGAAATTCCATTTCACAGGAGCACAAATTATTGCATCCAAACTCATCTGTTTTACCTTTGCCACAATCACTCTCATCTTCCTCCCTACCTCTTTCTACAGATGCAATAGTGGGTTCTCAAGACTCAAAGTTTGTGAAA GAACCTCCTAAAGGTTTACCAGAGTTATTGGATTATACTTCATGTTTGGCTCACTTAGCTGTTTTTGGAATTCTTGGG gTCCTCACAAGATATTTACTGCAAAAGTTATTTGGCCCTGGGGTTGCTGGTGTAACAAACAACCAAACTATTCTTTACCTTGATCTTCCTTCTAATATG ATTGGTTCATTTCTTATGGGATGGTTTGGTGTTGTATTCAAAAAAGACATATCTCAAGTGTCAGAGCATCTAGCCATAGCAATAACAACTGGTTACTTGGGGAGCCTTACAACCTTCAGTGGCTGGAATCAAAAAATGCTTGAACTCGCTGTTACTGGTCACTGGCTCTTCTCTGCACTTGGCTTTCTAATAG GTTTATTTCTTGTTGCATTTTCCATCATATTTGGGATTGAAACTGCAAAGGGTTTTAGGTGGCTTCTCAACAGACTGAATATTACAAGTTCAGAAAATGGTATCTCTAAGATCAATTGCCAAGTCGACAGATACCGGCGCCAAATGACAGTTATGGTGATGTTCTTAGTGATGTTGGGTGTATTATGGGGTGTGAGTGGTGCATTAGTACAGGCTAAATTCAAGAATGGTGGCAGTGCTGCTCAGTTGTGGCTTGCTTGCATGGTTGGACCTGTAGGTGTGTGGATTAGATGGTTCTTAGCGAGGCTTAATGGACGTGGATTAGGAAAGAAAGGTTTATTTAAATGGATACCATTTGGGACTCTAATTGCCAATGTATCAGCTGCTTCTATTATGGCTGCACTTTCTACTATAAAGAATGCA GTGAACACAAGGGATTGTGATACTGTTGTAGCAGGAATACAGTTTGGTTTGATGGGGTGTCTGAGTACTGTCTCTACTTTTGCTGCTGAGTTTAATGCAATGAGAGAAAGCAGTGATCCTTGGAGAGCATATGTCTATGCTATTACTACAATATGTGTCTCGTTCTCTTTAGGAATCTTAATATATTGCATCCCTTATTGGACAAAAGGATTTGACACTGACATGTAG